Proteins from a genomic interval of Bombus affinis isolate iyBomAffi1 chromosome 16, iyBomAffi1.2, whole genome shotgun sequence:
- the LOC126925460 gene encoding transcription cofactor vestigial-like protein 4 isoform X1 has protein sequence MEISPRRRCFWQPWLTTENFQTVYKPGEERPKTTNLHRKPSSAWRKERRRDPIQSEALDMSAARVHHHHHHNRPSVIVPTTPQPGTTIEDTAVTPTPSLTPSAAAGGQRTGVRTVGGVSDPAIEEHFKRSLGLEEYAAVFNATTTDKEAGLSVDDHFAKALGETWTRLQATSRSKDST, from the exons ATGGAGATCTCGCCGAGGAGAAGGTGTTTCTGGCAGCCGTGGCTCACTACGGAGAACTTTCAAACGGTATACAAACCCGGAG AAGAGAGGCCGAAGACGACGAATCTCCACCGGAAACCGAGTAGCGCGTGGCGTAAGGAGCGTAGGAGGGATCCTATCCAAAGTGAAGCTCTGGACATGTCCGCAGCCAGGgtccatcatcatcatcatcacaaCAGGCCCAGCGTGATTGTTCCTACCACACCGCAACCTG GAACAACTATCGAGGACACGGCAGTGACGCCCACCCCATCACTGACGCCGTCGGCGGCAGCAGGAGGCCAAAGAACCGGGGTCAGAACTGTGGGTGGTGTGAGTGACCCTGCAATAGAGGAGCATTTCAAGCGATCTTTAGGCCTAGAAGAGTACGCTGCAGTTTTTAACGCCACCACTACTGACAAAGAAGCAGGCCTCAGTG TGGATGATCACTTTGCAAAGGCTCTTGGGGAAACCTGGACAAGGCTGCAGGCAACCAGCAGAAGCAAGGACTCGACCTAA
- the LOC126925443 gene encoding uncharacterized protein LOC126925443 isoform X1, which yields MAKFVKFTKLRSSTDSTFWAKFVELKIDKFKLDEKSVNLWGNYSLQSLNENNNNPLVLDFTSFNEDLEILNNNSSVLCFGHMINTNTFEAFRQINPEQFINSMGKDIIINIQDGTVLQNPWKLSLFLVLAYSDLKKYKFYYWVAHPTPLKLPEMYYQESPQSINEEFTARQVEDLCQHFLQLDSRTKSYFTVSISKEGKLSIIDLATGVETINAREKQSQEYSEIYFAFYDPCTTSNPGWPLRNLLCLLCWHCPIYYFSKIIKFISIRGNKAQKSIVFKLKTKEYENYKDIRDALFTSHLVGWESNSNDKLGPTIVNLSDTMDPTKLSDRAINLNLKLMKWRLAPDLDLEKICNLKCLLLGAGTLGCSVARVLLGWGVNNITFVDSSNVSHSNTVRQSLYSHQDAVKHKYKAYAAKDALLNIRPSINAEGVVLHIPMPGHVVGKSMLDSTKQSLEKLEELVENSDVVFLLLDSREARWLPTVLCAAKNKIAINAALGFDSYTVQRHGTRNFTSPASPDLDARNPRGMDLGCYFCNDVTQPGNSQTDRTLDQQCTVSRPGLSQIAAGLAVELLVALLQHSQGIEAEALVGNSRDNISPSDTELVGLLGCIPHTIRGSLWNYDTQLTITHRFTSCTACSLPIIAEYKNRGLSFVLDACNIPNYLEKLSGLEQILKRPDLDELCYALDSISDDDEDDGNDVIP from the exons ATGgcgaaatttgtaaaatttacaaaattaaggTCTTCTACGGATAGCACCTTCTGGGCAAAATTTGTGGAATTGAAGATTGACAAATTCAAACTTGATGAGAAAAGTGTCAATCTATGGGGAAATTACAGTCTCCAATCGTTAAATGAAAACAATAACAATCCATTGGTGTTGGATTTCACATCGTTCAATGA AGATTTGgagatattaaataataattcatCGGTTCTCTGCTTTGGACATATGATTAATACAAATACTTTTGAAGCATTTCGTCAAATTAATCCTGAACAATTCATCAATTCCATGGGAAaggatattataattaatattcaagATGGAACAGTATTGCAAAACCCATGGAAATTGTCATTGTTTTTAGTCTTGGCTTATtcagatttaaaaaaatataaattttattattgggTTGCACATCCCACTCCATTGAAATTACCTGAAATGTATTATCAAGAATCTCCACAATCAATTAATGAAGAATTCACAGCCAGACAAGTAGAAGATTTGTGTCAACATTTCTTACAATTAGATAGCAGGACAAAAAGTTATTTTACAGTTTCAATATCAAAAGAAGGTAAACTGAGCATTATTGACTTGGCAACAGGAGTAGAAACAATTAATGCAAGGGAAAAGCAATCAcaa GAATATAgtgaaatatattttgcattttaTGACCCATGTACGACTTCCAATCCAGGTTGGCCTTTACGTAATCTTTTATGCCTTTTATGTTGGCATTGTCctatatattatttttcaaaaatcaTTAAATTCATATCCATACGAGGGAATAAAGCACAGAAAAGTATTGTTTTTAAACTTAAGACcaaagaatatgaaaattataaagACATAAGAGATGCTCTATTTACTAGTCATCTGGTGGGTTGGGAAAGCAACTCAAATGATAAATTGGGTCCCACCATAGTTAATTTATCTGATACAATGGATCCAACCaa ATTGTCAGACAGAGCTATCAATCTGAACTTGAAGCTAATGAAATGGCGTCTTGCTCCTGACCTAGATTTAGAAAAGATCTGTAATCTTAAGTGTCTTTTATTAGGCGCTGGAACCTTAGGTTGTTCCGTAGCAAGAGTTCTCCTAGGTTGGGGAGTTAATAACATAACTTTCGTCGATAGCTCCAACGTATCTCATAGCAACACAGTGCGACAAAGTTTGTACAGTCACCAAGACGCTGTGAAGCATAAGTATAAAGCATATGCTGCTAAGGACGCTCTATTGAACATTCGACCGAGCATA AATGCAGAAGGTGTAGTTTTACACATTCCAATGCCCGGGCATGTTGTTGGTAAAAGTATGCTGGATTCTACGAAGCAGTCCCTGGAAAAATTGGAAGAACTTGTCGAGAACAGCGACGTTGTCTTTCTTCTATTGGATTCTCGAGAGGCTAGGTGGCTACCTACGGTTCTCTGCGCTGCTAAGAACAAGATTGCTATCAATGCAGCCTTGGGTTTTGATTCTTATACAGTACAGAGGCACGGTACTCGAAATTTTACTAGTCCAGCTTCACCAGACTTGGATGCTAGGAATCCCCGCGGTATGGACCTCGGTTGCTATTTTTGTAACGATGTAACACAGCCTGGAAAT TCACAAACTGACAGAACATTGGACCAGCAATGCACAGTTAGCAGGCCGGGTTTATCACAGATTGCAGCAGGACTAGCAGTTGAGTTATTGGTAGCTTTGTTGCAGCACTCTCAagg AATCGAGGCAGAAGCGTTGGTGGGTAACAGCAGAGATAATATTAGCCCAAGCGATACAGAATTGGTAGGCTTGCTGGGATGTATACCGCATACGATACGAGGTTCCCTGTGGAATTACGATACTCAGTTAACGATTACTCATAGATTTACATCCTGCACAGCTTGCTCTCTGCCTATTATCGCGGAATATAAAAATCGGGGTTTATCTTTTGTTTTGGACGCGTGTAATATACCgaattatttagaaaaattatcAGGACTGGAGCAAATACTTAAAAGGCCCGATTTAGATGAG cTTTGTTACGCATTGGATAGCATAAGCGATGACGATGAGGATGATGGAAATGATGTGATACCttaa
- the LOC126925443 gene encoding uncharacterized protein LOC126925443 isoform X2: protein MINTNTFEAFRQINPEQFINSMGKDIIINIQDGTVLQNPWKLSLFLVLAYSDLKKYKFYYWVAHPTPLKLPEMYYQESPQSINEEFTARQVEDLCQHFLQLDSRTKSYFTVSISKEGKLSIIDLATGVETINAREKQSQEYSEIYFAFYDPCTTSNPGWPLRNLLCLLCWHCPIYYFSKIIKFISIRGNKAQKSIVFKLKTKEYENYKDIRDALFTSHLVGWESNSNDKLGPTIVNLSDTMDPTKLSDRAINLNLKLMKWRLAPDLDLEKICNLKCLLLGAGTLGCSVARVLLGWGVNNITFVDSSNVSHSNTVRQSLYSHQDAVKHKYKAYAAKDALLNIRPSINAEGVVLHIPMPGHVVGKSMLDSTKQSLEKLEELVENSDVVFLLLDSREARWLPTVLCAAKNKIAINAALGFDSYTVQRHGTRNFTSPASPDLDARNPRGMDLGCYFCNDVTQPGNSQTDRTLDQQCTVSRPGLSQIAAGLAVELLVALLQHSQGIEAEALVGNSRDNISPSDTELVGLLGCIPHTIRGSLWNYDTQLTITHRFTSCTACSLPIIAEYKNRGLSFVLDACNIPNYLEKLSGLEQILKRPDLDELCYALDSISDDDEDDGNDVIP, encoded by the exons ATGATTAATACAAATACTTTTGAAGCATTTCGTCAAATTAATCCTGAACAATTCATCAATTCCATGGGAAaggatattataattaatattcaagATGGAACAGTATTGCAAAACCCATGGAAATTGTCATTGTTTTTAGTCTTGGCTTATtcagatttaaaaaaatataaattttattattgggTTGCACATCCCACTCCATTGAAATTACCTGAAATGTATTATCAAGAATCTCCACAATCAATTAATGAAGAATTCACAGCCAGACAAGTAGAAGATTTGTGTCAACATTTCTTACAATTAGATAGCAGGACAAAAAGTTATTTTACAGTTTCAATATCAAAAGAAGGTAAACTGAGCATTATTGACTTGGCAACAGGAGTAGAAACAATTAATGCAAGGGAAAAGCAATCAcaa GAATATAgtgaaatatattttgcattttaTGACCCATGTACGACTTCCAATCCAGGTTGGCCTTTACGTAATCTTTTATGCCTTTTATGTTGGCATTGTCctatatattatttttcaaaaatcaTTAAATTCATATCCATACGAGGGAATAAAGCACAGAAAAGTATTGTTTTTAAACTTAAGACcaaagaatatgaaaattataaagACATAAGAGATGCTCTATTTACTAGTCATCTGGTGGGTTGGGAAAGCAACTCAAATGATAAATTGGGTCCCACCATAGTTAATTTATCTGATACAATGGATCCAACCaa ATTGTCAGACAGAGCTATCAATCTGAACTTGAAGCTAATGAAATGGCGTCTTGCTCCTGACCTAGATTTAGAAAAGATCTGTAATCTTAAGTGTCTTTTATTAGGCGCTGGAACCTTAGGTTGTTCCGTAGCAAGAGTTCTCCTAGGTTGGGGAGTTAATAACATAACTTTCGTCGATAGCTCCAACGTATCTCATAGCAACACAGTGCGACAAAGTTTGTACAGTCACCAAGACGCTGTGAAGCATAAGTATAAAGCATATGCTGCTAAGGACGCTCTATTGAACATTCGACCGAGCATA AATGCAGAAGGTGTAGTTTTACACATTCCAATGCCCGGGCATGTTGTTGGTAAAAGTATGCTGGATTCTACGAAGCAGTCCCTGGAAAAATTGGAAGAACTTGTCGAGAACAGCGACGTTGTCTTTCTTCTATTGGATTCTCGAGAGGCTAGGTGGCTACCTACGGTTCTCTGCGCTGCTAAGAACAAGATTGCTATCAATGCAGCCTTGGGTTTTGATTCTTATACAGTACAGAGGCACGGTACTCGAAATTTTACTAGTCCAGCTTCACCAGACTTGGATGCTAGGAATCCCCGCGGTATGGACCTCGGTTGCTATTTTTGTAACGATGTAACACAGCCTGGAAAT TCACAAACTGACAGAACATTGGACCAGCAATGCACAGTTAGCAGGCCGGGTTTATCACAGATTGCAGCAGGACTAGCAGTTGAGTTATTGGTAGCTTTGTTGCAGCACTCTCAagg AATCGAGGCAGAAGCGTTGGTGGGTAACAGCAGAGATAATATTAGCCCAAGCGATACAGAATTGGTAGGCTTGCTGGGATGTATACCGCATACGATACGAGGTTCCCTGTGGAATTACGATACTCAGTTAACGATTACTCATAGATTTACATCCTGCACAGCTTGCTCTCTGCCTATTATCGCGGAATATAAAAATCGGGGTTTATCTTTTGTTTTGGACGCGTGTAATATACCgaattatttagaaaaattatcAGGACTGGAGCAAATACTTAAAAGGCCCGATTTAGATGAG cTTTGTTACGCATTGGATAGCATAAGCGATGACGATGAGGATGATGGAAATGATGTGATACCttaa
- the LOC126925436 gene encoding cyclin-G-associated kinase — protein MSDYLRSALGYLNGATNTNEYVGQILEINNVKLRVTRLLAEGGWALVFAVEDINTGKEYALKRLIAVDEDANRSIMQEIEILKRLSGHPNIIQYLYAQRFEREDRQGYEYLLVTELCPGGTVADTLRNLSTNSLTLAQICKIAYQATRAVHHMHSQQPEPLVHRDIKLENFLIGSDGLIKLCDFGSTSNQQILPNPSWNAHKRATLEDQMAKYTTPMYRAPEMMDTWNNEPIGPPVDCWALGCIIYSLITLRHPFPEGNKLAIVNGKYTSLPPNPRLACLHDIVKGCLDVSPIRRLTTSMILERLAAIAESNNFDPREPPKVEVSVKTPPPPRPTQPPSTPTPPPRPSPPVNVPPPKSTPVTQTAVAKIPVAQPTGLFSSLKGGAGSILRNLKDTSSKVMYSMQQSMARTELDASYLTSRILIMPYPVDGIESAYRANHVEDVRAFLQARHPPPARIQLYNLSRGRPNVSRLPGRHIDCSFAYASSDSNAPLLSALYQICQDIYRYLNADFNHIVVLYCSDGYRASATIACTLLIYARAFSTPEEAIAMFITRRQPPQLQPSELRCINYMSLLSTGVQPHTKPLALCSLVIKPVPLFTRAKDGCRPYVDIYSNGALVFSTKRPEYEDIKLFGMMKGKVQLALGNATVRGDVTLVIFHARQQLGRMIGIKIASVHFHTGYIPLSESALTFKKKDLDDAPEIGGNFSVILNIMMAEENPKMARVPAPWEAEISSKLEPDPLFGSTLEMEETLESFRISKPEEIQREVTIPQPVEAQGNVNVQQEIPQQPVEDIEEQIKEEIKLQEADLLNLGMPDTSTLNNTAQATVNPGLDIFSNSSNLTSQKESDLLGGFGDFIQQETKNTVPTITDPVQNDLLFGHDQPTTRNDNANNNLNNLFFNHRQPTTKQNLNDLFDPLGGNTANLLGSMQGSKPNNAKPLSEENFPRNSSVPNFAAQNKDPFASLASSLGAGLTSSWNGTPRNSNTPQSASPAPASTPIHSSPNTHRNATNETNTAAAAAAADSGATGNKTSKSSGDAFEDLLGSQGYNFFSSRKAEKDSPKTINQMRKVEAAKNMDPDRLKIAEWTEGKKGNLRALLCSLHTVLWPEADRWQRCEMHQLVSAADVKKAYRKACLAVHPDKQAGTANENIAKLIFMELNNAWSTFENDASQQNLFS, from the exons ATGTCAGATTATTTAAGATCTGCTCTGGGATACTTGAACGGAGCCACAAATACCAATGAATACGTCGGACAAATACTGGAAATCAACAATGTGAAATTACGTGTGACCAGACTACTTGCCGAGG GTGGTTGGGCTTTGGTATTTGCAGTTGAAGACATAAATACAGGAAAAGAGTATGCACTTAAG AGGCTTATAGCAGTTGATGAAGATGCTAACAGAAGTATTATGCAGGAGATAGAGATTTTGAAAAGACTATCTGGCCACCCAAATATAATCCAGTATCTCTATGCTCAGCGTTTCGAACGCGAGGATCGTCAAGGATACGAATATTTATTAGTAACGGAATTATGTCCTGGAGGTACAGTCGCAGATACGCTCAGAAATTTATCGACGAATTCTCTGACTCTCGCTCAGATCTGTAAAATAGCCTACCAGGCTACAAGAGCTGTGCACCATATGCACAGTCAGCAACCTGAACCACTAGTACACAGAGACATAAAATTAGAGAATTTTCTAATCGGGAGTGATGGTCTGATCAAGCTCTGCGATTTTGGTAGCACTTCCAATCAGCAAATCTTGCCAAATCCATCTTGGAATGCTCACAAACGCGCCACCTTGGAGGATCAGATGGCGAAATATACTACACCCATGTATCGAGCTCCAGAGATGATGGATACATGGAACAATGAGCCTATTGGTCCTCCAGTTGATTGTTGGGCACTTGGATGTATAATATACTCTCTAATAACACTAAGGCATCCATTTCCTGAAG GTAATAAGCTCGCAATAGTTAATGGCAAGTACACTTCACTTCCGCCTAATCCTCGTTTAGCCTGTTTACACGACATAGTAAAAGGATGTCTCGATGTGTCTCCGATACGAAGGCTGACTACATCAATGATTTTGGAGCGGTTAGCAGCGATAGCCGAGTCAAACAACTTTGATCCTAGAGAACCCCCGAAAGTGGAAGTTTCAGTAAAGACTCCACCGCCTCCCAGACCTACTCAACCACCTAGCACACCCACTCCGCCACCGAGACCATCTCCTCCAGTAAACGTACCACCTCCAAAGTCTACTCCAGTGACTCAAACTGCAGTCGCCAAAATCCCCGTAGCTCAACCGACAGGCCTATTTAGCTCATTGAAAGGCGGTGCTGGCAGCATTTTGCGAAACTTAAAGGATACTTCGAGCAAAGTGATGTACTCTATGCAACAGAGCATGGCCAGAACTGAATTAGATGCCAGTTACTTAACGTCGCGTATATTAATCATGCCCTATCCAGTAGATGGAATAGAGTCTGCCTATAGAGCTAACCATGTGGAGGATGTAAGAGCATTTTTACAAGCTCGACATCCTCCGCCAGCTCGTATACAATTGTATAATTTATCTCGGGGTCGACCAAACGTGTCTAGACTTCCTGGTAGACATATCGACTGTTCTTTCGCCTATGCTTCCTCGGATTCTAATGCCCCGCTGTTGTCAGCCCTCTATCAGATATGTCAGGATATTTATCGATACCTGAACGCCGATTTTAATCACATCGTAGTGTTGTATTGCAGT GATGGATATAGAGCCAGCGCCACGATCGCGTGTACTTTACTAATATACGCTAGAGCATTCTCTACACCTGAAGAAGCCATAGCGATGTTCATAACAAGGCGACAGCCTCCCCAGCTGCAACCCTCGGAATTACGCTGTATTAATTATATGAGTTTGCTGAGTACCGGTGTACAGCCTCATACAAAACCTCTAGCCCTTTGTTCCTTAGTAATTAAGCCTGTTCCACTATTTACTAGGGCAAAAGATGGTTGTAGACCTTATGTCGATATTTATAGCAACGGAGCTTTAGTATTTTCCACTAAGCGACCAGAATACGAGGATATAAAACTGTTTGGAATGATGAAGGGAAAGGTTCAGTTGGCACTTGGCAATGCTACCGTTAGAGGAGATGTCACCTTAGTCATATTCCACGCCAGGCAGCAGCTGGGTCGTATGATAGGAATTAAAATTGCCTCTGTTCATTTTCATACTGGTTATATACCGCTTAGTGAATCTGCTTTAACGTTCAAGAAGAAGGATCTCGATGATGCGCCTGAAATAGGCGGGAATTTCAGTGTTATTTTGAATATCATGATGGCTGAAGAGAATCCAAAGATGGCAAGAGTTCCAGCTCCTTGGGAAGCGGAAATATCCTCGAAATTGGAGCCAGATCCATTATTCGGATCTACTTTGGAAATGGAAGAAACTTTAGAGAGCTTTAGAATCTCTAAACCAGAAGAG ATTCAGAGGGAAGTAACGATTCCGCAACCAGTCGAAGCACAAGGCAACGTTAATGTACAACAAGAAATACCTCAACAGCCAGTAGAGGACATAGAAGagcaaataaaagaagaaatcaAGTTACAAGAAGCAGATTTATTGAACCTAGGAATGCCAGACACCAGTACCTTGAATAATACTGCGCAGGCTACAGTGAACCCGGGATTAGATATTTTTTCTAACTCGTCAAATTTAACTAGTCAAAAAGAAAGTGATCTCTTAGGGGGCTTCGGTGATTTTATTCAACAAGAAACGAAAAACACCGTGCCCACTATTACCGATCCTGTCCAAAACGATCTACTCTTTGGACACGATCAGCCTACTACTAGGAATGACAAtgctaataataatttaaataatttgttcTTCAATCATAGACAGCCTACTACTAAGCAAAACCTCAACGATTTATTTGATCCACTCGGTGGAAACACTGCGAATCTCTTAGGAAGTATGCAAGGTTCTAAACCGAATAACGCGAAGCCTCTATCCGAGGAAAACTTTCCAAGAAATTCGAGCGTTCCGAACTTCGCAGCTCAAAACAAGGACCCCTTCGCGAGTCTTGCTAGTTCCCTGGGAGCTGGATTAACGTCTAGTTGGAATGGAACGCCGAGAAATTCTAATACTCCACAATCCGCTAGCCCCGCTCCAGCTAGCACACCGATACACTCTAGCCCCAATACGCACAGGAACGCAACTAACGAGACCAATaccgctgctgctgctgctgctgctgataGCGGTGCAACAGGCAATAAAACAAGCAAATCGAGTGGAGATGCCTTCGAGGATCTATTGGGCAGTCAAGGCTACAATTTCTTCAGTTCGAGGAAAGCAGAGAAAGACAGCCCAAAGACAATAAATCAAATGAGGAAAGTAGAAGCTGCTAAGAATATGGATCCAGATAGATTGAAGATTGCCGAATggacagaaggaaagaagggtaaTTTAAGAGCCCTTCTTTGTTCGTTGCATACGGTTCTCTGGCCAGAAGCTGACAGATGGCAACGGTGCGAGATGCATCAGTTAGTTTCTGCTGCGGACGTGAAGAAAGCTTATAGGAAAGCTTGTCTGGCTGTGCATCCGGATAAG CAAGCAGGAACGGCTAACGAGAACATTGCAAAGTTAATTTTCATGGAACTGAACAATGCTTGGAGTACATTCGAGAACGATGCGTCGCAGCAAAACCTATTTAGTTAA
- the LOC126925460 gene encoding transcription cofactor vestigial-like protein 4 isoform X2 produces the protein MSAVESALDVLSRAATMVQEERPKTTNLHRKPSSAWRKERRRDPIQSEALDMSAARVHHHHHHNRPSVIVPTTPQPGTTIEDTAVTPTPSLTPSAAAGGQRTGVRTVGGVSDPAIEEHFKRSLGLEEYAAVFNATTTDKEAGLSVDDHFAKALGETWTRLQATSRSKDST, from the exons ATGTCCGCCGTCGAGAGCGCCTTGGACGTCCTCTCCAGGGCGGCTACCATGGTGCAAG AAGAGAGGCCGAAGACGACGAATCTCCACCGGAAACCGAGTAGCGCGTGGCGTAAGGAGCGTAGGAGGGATCCTATCCAAAGTGAAGCTCTGGACATGTCCGCAGCCAGGgtccatcatcatcatcatcacaaCAGGCCCAGCGTGATTGTTCCTACCACACCGCAACCTG GAACAACTATCGAGGACACGGCAGTGACGCCCACCCCATCACTGACGCCGTCGGCGGCAGCAGGAGGCCAAAGAACCGGGGTCAGAACTGTGGGTGGTGTGAGTGACCCTGCAATAGAGGAGCATTTCAAGCGATCTTTAGGCCTAGAAGAGTACGCTGCAGTTTTTAACGCCACCACTACTGACAAAGAAGCAGGCCTCAGTG TGGATGATCACTTTGCAAAGGCTCTTGGGGAAACCTGGACAAGGCTGCAGGCAACCAGCAGAAGCAAGGACTCGACCTAA